One Octopus sinensis unplaced genomic scaffold, ASM634580v1 Contig12563, whole genome shotgun sequence DNA segment encodes these proteins:
- the LOC115229405 gene encoding protein KRI1 homolog yields MGKLDLDISDEEDLNINESYASNYNQWREKEELQKLKDRYGNPSENETSSETEDDCATQLTPQVDEEWMRLYATAKFSTAELYNKDLKFFEKQKSEGNEHKPTKKREKPLLFKDYERRRILNGEEPQDAYMTEIVPGSYESLRDYWQSEKISENDKFLRDYLLNRKYLVDEDDNDTEYKLNSSDSDSAEEDKQDEFEKNYNFRFEEPDGCQIKSYPRKITDSVRPVDHRRSEARLKAKERKETRENKKREELKRLRSLQRKEEAAKVSKLRSLSGNQNFDTSHVFGDFDPEEHDQQEIFGDNFYNIPFKEKKPKFSSSEDEALENLQSKRALRREAVKTRMMVPEDIIPPPPNRFSYRNVSECDFGLSLEEILNADYKELNQWVSLKKMVQYRTDEEEYNDKKMYEKRRKKHKLKRHIFKSLKGIEQNQEVDDAVGNGQHDSTIDASLVKNESNNAEKNMKTKRKISNNGGLNDDRLFAYGFDPKKFRHIQNAKKRKKSYHGREVDTN; encoded by the exons ATGGGTAAACTCGATCTcgatatttctgatgaagaagaCTTAAATATAAACGAATCATACGCTAGTAATTACAATCAatggagagaaaaggaagaacttcagaaat TAAAAGATCGTTACGGCAATCCTTCAGAAAATGAAACATCCTCTGAAACAGAAGATGACTGTGCCACACAATTGACTCCACAAGTTGACGAGGAATGGATGAGACTTTATGCAACTGCCAAGTTTTCCACAGCAGAACTCTACAACAAAGACCTTAAGTTTTTCg aaaaacaaaaaagtgaaGGAAATGAACATAAACCCACCAAAAAACGTGAAAAGCCCCTGCTTTTCAAAGATTACGAAAGAAGGCGTATTTTGAACGGAGAAGAACCTCAAGATGCTTACATGACGGAAATAGTGCCTGGATCCTAT GAATCCTTAAGAGACTATTGGCAGTCcgaaaaaatatctgaaaatgataAATTTTTGAGAGATTATTTGCTTAATCGAAAGTATCTCGtggatgaggatgacaatgatacTGAATATAAACTAAATTCTTCTGACTCTGATTCCGCCGAGGAGGATAAGCAAGatgaatttgagaaaaattataactTCAGGTTTGAAGAACCAGACGGTTGTCAG ATTAAATCTTATCCACGGAAAATCACCGATTCTGTCCGTCCTGTGGATCACCGTCGAAGTGAAGCCCGTTTGAAAGCAAAGGAGAGGAAAGAAACaagggaaaataagaaaagagaagaatTAAAACGACTCAGAAGTCTTCAGCGGAAAGAAGAAGCTGCGAAAGTATCCAAATTAAGGTCTCTCAGTGGAAATCAGAATTTTGACACGAGTCATGTGTTTGGAGATTTTGATCCAGAAGAACATGACCAACAA GAAATTTTTGGTGATAATTTCTATAATATtcctttcaaagaaaaaaaaccaaaattttcTTCTTCTGAAGATGAAGCGTTAGAAAATTTACAGAGCAAACGGGCACTTCGTAGAGAAGCTGTTAAAACTCGAATGATGGTCCCTGAGGATATAATTCCTCCACCTCCAAATAGATTTTCTTATAGAAATGTTTCGGAATGTGATTTCGGTCTATCACTCGAAGAAATTCTCAATGCGGATTATAAAGAGTTGAATCAGTGGGTTTCCTTAAAGAAGATGGTTCAGTATAGGACTGATGAAGAGGAGTATAATGATAAGAAGATGTACGAGAAACGACGGAAAAAACATAAGCTGAAGCGACATATATTTAAGTCATTGAAAGGGATTGAACAGAATCAAGAAGTTGATGATGCTGTTGGAAATGGCCAACATGATTCCACTATTGATGCTTCTCTGGTCAAGAATGAGTCAAATAATGctgaaaagaatatgaaaacaaaaagaaagatcaGTAATAATGGTGGGTTGAATGATGACCGTCTATTTGCTTATGGCTTTGATCCTAAGAAGTTTCGACATATACAGAATGCTAAAAAACGGAAAAAATCTTACCACGGTAGAGAGGTCGATACAAATTAA
- the LOC115229406 gene encoding inosine triphosphate pyrophosphatase-like: protein MTVEYKWVISENIDLPEYQGTPEDIATLKIKKAFKILKRPVLCEDTSLAFHALGGMPGPYVKWFLDKIGPAGLFKLLEGFESKKATASTIFAFYDGNDIRLFRGDVEGEIVEPRGSSSFGWDPCFQPLCSDKTYGEMTVLEKQAVSHRSAAFNKLKPFLNDFLL, encoded by the exons ATGACTGTCGAATATAAATGG gTTATATCAGAAAATATTGATCTCCCAGAATACCAGGGGACTCCTGAAGATATCGCCActttgaaaatcaaaaaagctttcAAAATCCTAAAGAGACCTGTCTTATGTGAAGACACTAGTCTAGCATTTCATGCCTTGGGCGGGATGCCGGGACCATACGTTAAATGGTTTTTGGATAAAATTGGCCCTGCTGGATTATTTAAACTTTTGGAAGGATTCGAATCTAAAAAAGCAACCGCTTCCACAATATTTGCATTTTACGACGGGAACGATATCCGATTATTTAGAGGAGACGTTGAAGGAGAGATAGTCGAACCGAGAGGAAGTAGTAGCTTTGGGTGGGATCCATGTTTCCAGCCATTATGTAGCGACAAAACATATGGAGAGATGACTGTTTTAGAGAAACAAGCCGTTTCTCATAGATCTGCTGCCTTCAACAAATTAAAGCCATTTCTAAATGACTTTCTGTTATAA
- the LOC115229407 gene encoding RNA-binding protein spenito-like → MHDDDIYEQLYDKYIHYRYFNIQITSQRGQTAAYVNFEDTRTAETAYRETIRSICLFDGHVEVTPVVRGQRIQPIKVRGREEIKKRTIPRPQRSGQAHVNDQCRVLFVGNLNPKVEEEDISSVFSKYGHVEAIQFRGNEDGIYCFVTFADMNMAEVAKRNTHGLRFGKYNCLIGYGRPIPSLCIYVGLVPDKDEVYPLFEPFGLIRKDFWPVGADFGYFMYDQISSAVDAFKKMKGYVLPSTGVAIQVDYAKESHMNQSFADLIIKSRSFQKTTPKKSIKSRFSSDLSSSNNIRTEVENDNFINVDEKQTSNRKKFDPPFFNVVDSVGDEGEISYLKYSKKRAFFQENEEDAVEIPPVSPMTPAKGDGDENYSLSYVSDEEGEYFSPLKTMSQIKDSEDVWKGAFMLKSSNIPVSFRFVRGNYQLVDYFLYKHTILTNEMNGKQKEPVLLSIVHRLRLDPDKLGEVQNRIDNSDGAYCVLVAFSSDCSSGQSSLHNLVNYFEEKNAAAVVVISVSYSFGGTEKKSTAALHAFPKCDFSRKLLSPVVSEESFNSFEDDFLTVVIVGTGMGDLPSTILAAPSKSGSSSFEKSIF, encoded by the coding sequence ATGCACGACGATGATATTTATGAACAACTTTacgacaaatacatacattatcgGTACTTCAATATTCAAATAACTTCTCAACGTGGACAAACTGCGGCTTATGTGAATTTTGAGGATACTCGGACGGCGGAAACTGCCTATAGAGAGACAATCCGCTCAATTTGTCTATTTGATGGTCATGTTGAAGTGACTCCAGTTGTACGCGGACAAAGGATTCAGCCAATCAAGGTTCGTGGAAGAGAAGAAATCAAAAAGCGGACAATTCCCCGCCCTCAAAGAAGTGGTCAAGCACATGTCAATGATCAATGTCGTGTTCTCTTCGTCGGAAATCTGAATCCAAAGGTCGAAGAAGAAGACATTTCATCAGTTTTTTCAAAGTACGGACATGTCGAGGCAATTCAATTCCGTGGTAATGAAGACGGTATTTACTGTTTTGTGACATTTGCTGATATGAACATGGCTGAAGTGGCAAAGAGGAATACCCATGGACTTAGATTCGGAAAATATAACTGCCTAATTGGATATGGCAGACCAATTCcttcactgtgtatatatgtcgGTCTTGTTCCTGATAAAGACGAAGTTTATCCACTTTTTGAACCTTTTGGATTAATCCGGAAAGATTTTTGGCCAGTGGGGGCTGACTTTGGCTATTTTATGTACGATCAAATTTCTAGCGCTGTGGAtgcctttaaaaaaatgaagggaTACGTACTTCCTTCCACTGGAGTGGCTATTCAAGTGGATTATGCAAAAGAATCTCACATGAATCAATCTTTTGCCGACCTCATTATCAAAAGCAGATCATTTCAAAAGACTACTCCGAAAAAATCTATTAAAAGTAGATTCTCATCAGATTTGTCATCATCGAATAATATTCGAACCGAAGTTGAGAATGATAACTTTATTAATGTTGATGAAAAACAGACCAGTAATCGAAAAAAATTCGATCCTCCATTTTTTAACGTCGTTGACAGTGTTGGCGATGAAGGTGAAATTAGTTATCTTAAATATTCCAAAAAACGGGCATTTTTTCAAGAAAACGAGGAGGATGCAGTAGAAATACCTCCGGTCAGTCCGATGACTCCAGCAAAAGGAGATGGTGATGAAAATTATTCTTTAAgttatgtttctgatgaagaaggagaatattTCTCTCCTCTCAAGACTATGTCTCAAATCAAAGACTCGGAAGATGTCTGGAAAGGAGCATTTATGCTTAAGAGTTCCAACATTCCAGTTTCTTTCCGCTTTGTGCGTGGTAATTATCAGCTTGTCGACTATTTTTTGTACAAACATACAATATTGACAAATGAAATGAACGGGAAACAAAAAGAACCGGTCTTATTGTCTATTGTACATCGATTGAGACTAGATCCAGATAAACTTGGAGAAGTTCAAAACAGGATTGACAACTCTGATGGTGCTTATTGTGTGTTAGTTGCATTTTCTTCTGACTGTTCTTCTGGGCAGTCCAGTCTCCACAATCTGGTtaattattttgaagaaaaaaacgccgctgctgttgttgttatttcagtGTCTTATTCATTTGGTGGGACTGAAAAGAAATCCACGGCCGCTCTTCATGCTTTTCCAAAGTGTGATTTTTCGCGTAAACTCCTCTCGCCTGTTGTTTCTGAGGAATCTTTTAATTCGTTCGAAGacgattttttgactgttgttattgttggaacTGGTATGGGAGATTTACCCTCCACAATTCTTGCTGCTCCATCAAAATCTGGATCAAGCTCATTCGAGAAGTCAATCTTTtag